A region of Thermococcus piezophilus DNA encodes the following proteins:
- a CDS encoding aconitase X catalytic domain-containing protein encodes MYLTKEEELILAGEYGYALQKAMEILVALGEIYGADRLIPIKSAQIAGVSYKNIGDAGIEFLRDFANAGAKVSVYTTLNPAGIGDDEFMEKQMKVLELYRKMGIEATSTCTPYYGANLPKFGDHLAWSESSAVSFANSILGARTNREGGPSSLAAAIVGKTPNYGLHLDENRKATVIISVEANVRTFVDYAALGYHLGKTLGNDVPYIKGLKPEMTEYLKEMGAAIAASGSIALYHVEGETPEYRGAITEKLETITIENSDIRAVKEQFADDWSEIDMILIGCPHTSLAEVKEIAELLSMRGRPLKIPLFITASRAVKALADSLGYTEIIERYNGRIIPDICFVVSPIKGWYKGVATNSGKSAFYFRSFGFKVRLDDEENLINEAP; translated from the coding sequence ATGTACCTGACGAAGGAGGAAGAGCTCATCCTGGCCGGCGAATACGGCTACGCCCTTCAGAAGGCCATGGAGATACTCGTTGCCCTCGGTGAGATCTATGGCGCCGACAGACTCATCCCCATTAAAAGTGCCCAGATTGCTGGTGTTTCATACAAAAACATCGGTGACGCTGGAATTGAGTTTCTAAGAGATTTTGCCAACGCTGGGGCAAAGGTAAGCGTCTACACAACCCTTAACCCAGCGGGAATAGGCGACGACGAGTTCATGGAAAAGCAGATGAAAGTTCTGGAGCTTTACAGGAAGATGGGTATAGAAGCCACCTCCACATGCACCCCATACTACGGGGCAAATCTTCCAAAGTTCGGCGATCACTTGGCCTGGAGCGAAAGCTCAGCGGTAAGCTTCGCCAACTCGATTTTAGGTGCGAGGACAAACCGCGAAGGAGGGCCTTCGAGTCTGGCAGCTGCCATAGTCGGTAAAACTCCTAACTACGGCCTGCATCTAGACGAAAACAGGAAAGCAACCGTCATAATCAGCGTTGAGGCAAATGTCAGGACTTTCGTGGACTACGCGGCCTTGGGTTATCACCTTGGAAAAACCCTCGGCAACGATGTGCCATACATCAAAGGCCTGAAGCCCGAGATGACTGAGTATCTCAAAGAGATGGGTGCCGCTATAGCCGCGAGCGGCTCTATAGCTCTGTATCATGTGGAAGGTGAGACCCCTGAATATAGAGGTGCTATAACTGAGAAGCTCGAAACGATAACCATCGAAAATTCTGATATCAGAGCCGTTAAGGAGCAGTTCGCCGATGACTGGAGCGAGATCGACATGATTTTGATTGGCTGCCCCCATACTTCCCTAGCGGAAGTTAAGGAAATCGCCGAGCTACTGAGCATGCGCGGGAGGCCGCTGAAGATACCGCTCTTCATCACGGCGAGCAGAGCGGTCAAGGCATTGGCAGATTCTCTAGGCTACACTGAGATCATAGAGCGCTACAACGGTAGGATTATTCCAGACATATGCTTCGTAGTCTCACCGATAAAGGGCTGGTACAAAGGAGTGGCCACCAACAGCGGAAAATCAGCCTTCTACTTCCGGTCCTTCGGCTTCAAGGTTAGGCTCGACGATGAGGAGAACCTCATAAATGAGGCACCTTGA
- a CDS encoding site-2 protease family protein — protein sequence MPKGIYECIDCGHREALDSSKPFIENACPKCGGDMLHVGFQEDKEGAPFGVQIERPILPEDLEAKLKTFYELELKGVEGSVFVFEVREIHEDNFERVLRELEEFGYWGALKKREGKVILFVFPAQEVKKNNKWLPWIFLIATIFTTLLAGYYLSTGYIAILNYYNLPGIRNPYIHAVAFSISVMTILGTHELGHKIAAACHGVKATMPYFIPFPSMLGTLGAVIRVKSPLPTRDAAIDLGVSGPITGFLVAIPVSIIGLRLSIPIPADQIQSMEGGIAFGENLIFTLLEKYVVTFPDNTVVFLHPVAIAGWVGILVTFLNLIPAAQLDGGHIARAFLSERTHRYLTMCTGIMLIAMSYFWVGWLIWGMLILLMGSIGNPGALDEIAPISKKRLVLVAIAVIIFLVSATPRPLWVTG from the coding sequence ATGCCGAAGGGTATCTACGAATGTATTGACTGTGGCCACAGGGAGGCTCTTGACTCGTCTAAGCCCTTCATTGAAAATGCCTGCCCGAAGTGCGGCGGAGACATGCTCCACGTTGGATTTCAAGAGGACAAAGAGGGTGCACCTTTTGGAGTTCAGATCGAGAGGCCAATCCTTCCAGAAGACCTCGAAGCAAAGCTGAAAACCTTCTACGAGCTCGAACTAAAGGGGGTAGAGGGAAGTGTCTTCGTTTTTGAGGTTCGTGAGATACATGAGGACAACTTTGAGCGAGTGCTGAGGGAACTGGAAGAATTTGGCTACTGGGGGGCGCTCAAAAAGCGTGAGGGTAAGGTGATACTGTTTGTTTTCCCCGCCCAAGAGGTAAAGAAAAATAATAAGTGGCTCCCTTGGATATTCCTCATCGCAACCATATTCACAACTCTGCTGGCGGGATATTATCTCTCAACAGGTTACATCGCAATACTGAACTACTATAACCTACCAGGCATCCGGAATCCATACATTCACGCCGTTGCGTTTTCGATAAGCGTTATGACCATCCTTGGAACTCACGAGCTGGGGCACAAAATAGCGGCGGCCTGTCATGGTGTCAAGGCAACCATGCCGTACTTCATCCCATTTCCGAGTATGTTAGGTACCCTTGGGGCCGTTATCCGGGTAAAGTCACCTCTTCCCACGAGGGACGCCGCCATAGACCTTGGTGTCAGCGGTCCCATCACAGGATTCTTAGTTGCCATACCGGTGAGTATAATCGGGTTAAGGCTCTCCATTCCAATACCCGCCGACCAGATACAATCAATGGAAGGCGGTATAGCATTCGGGGAAAACCTCATTTTTACTCTCCTTGAAAAGTATGTGGTCACGTTCCCCGACAACACTGTGGTTTTCCTCCATCCCGTTGCCATAGCAGGATGGGTTGGTATTCTTGTAACATTTCTAAACCTCATACCAGCCGCCCAGCTAGACGGTGGACACATAGCGCGGGCTTTCTTGAGCGAAAGAACCCACCGCTATCTTACCATGTGCACAGGGATCATGCTTATAGCTATGAGCTACTTCTGGGTTGGCTGGCTTATTTGGGGCATGCTCATACTCCTGATGGGCTCGATTGGGAACCCCGGGGCACTTGATGAAATTGCTCCAATATCAAAGAAAAGACTTGTCTTAGTAGCCATAGCGGTGATAATCTTCCTGGTGTCGGCGACACCAAGACCCCTATGGGTCACTGGCTGA
- a CDS encoding DUF126 domain-containing protein, translated as MKLKGRKIVGGEAKGELIVSQKPLSFLGGVDPETGIVTDAESDIRGQSIAGKILAFPRGKGSTVGSYVIYALKKNGKAPKAIIVGEAETIVATGAIIAGIPMVDGIDVSKLKSGQRVRVKAEEGLIEVEE; from the coding sequence ATGAAACTCAAGGGCAGGAAGATAGTCGGTGGCGAGGCTAAGGGGGAACTGATAGTCTCTCAGAAGCCCCTTTCCTTCCTCGGCGGCGTTGATCCCGAGACAGGAATAGTTACCGACGCCGAGAGCGATATAAGGGGCCAGAGCATAGCAGGAAAAATCCTGGCATTTCCACGTGGTAAGGGCTCAACCGTTGGCTCTTACGTTATCTATGCCCTTAAAAAGAACGGAAAGGCGCCAAAGGCAATAATCGTCGGTGAGGCCGAGACAATAGTGGCAACAGGAGCTATAATAGCGGGTATTCCTATGGTTGATGGCATAGACGTCTCCAAGCTCAAGAGCGGACAGAGGGTCAGGGTCAAAGCCGAGGAGGGACTGATCGAAGTTGAGGAGTAG
- a CDS encoding ArnT family glycosyltransferase, whose amino-acid sequence MNEYYDYDEGTYLLIARLINHGYLPYRDIFAVHPPLYYYLLAVWLRVFGDNYITGRALSVFFGLLSLIIAYYIGKEIKDWKLGIILSGLLALDPLLIQVNSLVLHESSIEFFTLLSVYYFIRYLKTEDEKYAYIALFWGGLGSTSKFTILPYALALYVLILFNKSERIISHLHGAIGVIFNKRQAFILATTYLIMILLVMATVILWPSWYVRAVVVVPGIHRIVYWDQIIPIVVLLVLWGSLTLKIFNCSYFPQVKDIISFSLHHLRRVLILASAFFLPKIIVEGLLGIAISTDYLSQTYLIQSGRSFPIINFFIFVSDLFEDIYKNTLEFWMFILPVVLLALLVLAIWAFSKKVPMSSSGRSFLVLSTITAFMYFAVSPSIITGRFILPFLLLIYILLADVLYNLPSIIQKGHVRTLGFFLVLLLLVVDFGIVYQYPHGNLKVIYAVHTKTMRDDLKDYLSSANIALGTTYSLNPMNTYYLEASTVPYYIDAFGLLLLEDLNVSTMLNILEEEEVEYFVISTWAYYSWANKELRDQLQSFASTVRMSSTLLYGESYDNKDILEMYSRLLTHNPAGPLYISTYDGRVVVWVNSMEIANFYAVNNNTTFNFRTQLSYDLDKNDYLAVQYANASSSVAFRLLLNGSQLIFLDVPTPLVFNFTGDITVFGEDKFLKLGDESNSPVDVYCGDFQLLIAGRDIKVRKVSNNQIEIIGDKIILELRDP is encoded by the coding sequence ATGAACGAATACTACGACTATGACGAGGGTACGTATCTCCTAATCGCCCGGCTGATTAACCATGGTTATCTTCCTTACAGGGATATTTTTGCGGTTCATCCTCCCCTCTATTATTATCTCCTTGCTGTCTGGCTAAGGGTATTTGGCGACAATTATATAACCGGACGAGCGCTATCAGTTTTCTTTGGTCTGCTATCACTGATCATAGCTTACTACATCGGCAAGGAGATTAAAGATTGGAAACTGGGCATTATCCTTTCGGGATTGCTGGCCCTCGATCCTCTTTTAATTCAAGTAAACTCCTTGGTTCTCCATGAATCTTCAATTGAATTTTTCACTCTGCTGTCTGTTTACTATTTTATCAGGTACTTAAAAACAGAAGATGAAAAATATGCGTATATTGCGTTATTTTGGGGAGGTCTCGGAAGCACATCCAAATTCACAATTCTTCCGTATGCACTTGCACTCTACGTCCTAATACTATTCAACAAAAGTGAACGCATTATTTCACACTTACATGGTGCAATAGGAGTCATTTTTAACAAACGACAGGCCTTTATACTAGCGACAACATACCTCATCATGATTCTCTTGGTTATGGCAACTGTTATCCTATGGCCAAGCTGGTATGTTAGGGCTGTTGTTGTGGTGCCGGGTATTCATAGGATCGTTTACTGGGATCAGATAATCCCCATAGTGGTTCTCCTTGTCCTCTGGGGCAGTCTGACATTGAAAATATTCAACTGCTCATATTTTCCTCAAGTAAAAGACATTATTAGCTTTTCACTTCACCATCTAAGACGCGTTTTGATTCTGGCTTCAGCATTCTTTTTGCCTAAAATAATTGTGGAAGGATTGCTGGGAATTGCAATTAGTACTGATTATCTCTCCCAGACATACTTGATACAGAGTGGGAGAAGCTTCCCGATAATAAACTTCTTCATATTCGTTAGCGATCTCTTCGAGGACATTTACAAGAACACTCTGGAGTTCTGGATGTTTATTCTTCCGGTTGTTCTATTAGCACTCCTAGTACTGGCTATCTGGGCATTTTCCAAGAAAGTTCCAATGTCTTCGTCGGGCAGATCCTTCCTTGTCTTGTCAACAATAACAGCGTTTATGTACTTTGCAGTGTCTCCATCTATTATCACAGGCAGGTTTATCCTACCCTTTCTATTGTTGATATATATTCTGCTTGCGGATGTTCTTTACAATCTTCCCTCCATCATTCAAAAAGGACATGTACGCACTCTGGGCTTTTTCCTCGTTCTATTGTTGTTGGTGGTTGATTTTGGAATTGTTTACCAGTATCCTCACGGCAATCTAAAGGTTATCTACGCGGTTCATACAAAAACGATGAGGGATGATCTTAAGGACTACCTCTCATCCGCCAACATAGCTCTGGGGACAACTTATTCCTTAAATCCCATGAATACTTACTATTTGGAGGCCAGTACGGTTCCATATTACATTGACGCATTTGGTTTACTTTTACTTGAAGACCTCAACGTTAGTACTATGCTTAATATCTTGGAAGAGGAGGAAGTTGAATATTTCGTCATTAGCACCTGGGCATATTATAGCTGGGCTAACAAAGAACTCAGAGATCAACTTCAGAGCTTTGCATCGACAGTGAGGATGAGTTCAACTTTACTTTATGGAGAGTCTTACGATAACAAGGATATCTTAGAAATGTATTCACGGTTGCTTACTCATAATCCCGCAGGGCCACTTTATATAAGCACTTACGATGGTAGGGTCGTTGTTTGGGTAAACTCAATGGAAATTGCAAATTTCTACGCGGTTAATAACAACACCACTTTTAATTTCCGCACTCAGCTGAGCTATGATTTAGATAAGAATGACTATCTTGCGGTTCAGTACGCAAACGCTTCCAGCTCGGTTGCATTTAGATTGTTATTAAATGGGAGCCAATTAATATTTTTAGACGTGCCTACCCCTCTGGTATTCAATTTTACAGGGGATATAACAGTATTTGGCGAAGACAAATTCCTAAAACTTGGCGATGAATCTAACTCCCCAGTTGATGTCTATTGTGGAGACTTCCAATTGCTGATTGCTGGGAGGGACATCAAAGTTAGAAAAGTGTCCAATAACCAGATTGAAATAATCGGTGATAAAATAATCCTTGAGCTCAGAGATCCTTAA
- a CDS encoding class III signal peptide-containing protein, which produces MKRKAQGAIEYLFMIAAALIIILIVVRQLQNRGKTASTTIEGAEGEISNVLSSMSASG; this is translated from the coding sequence ATGAAGAGGAAGGCTCAGGGTGCAATTGAGTACCTGTTTATGATTGCAGCTGCTCTGATAATAATCCTGATTGTTGTCAGGCAGCTCCAGAACAGGGGCAAGACTGCCTCTACGACCATCGAAGGCGCTGAGGGAGAGATAAGCAACGTTCTTAGCTCGATGAGTGCCAGCGGTTGA
- a CDS encoding 30S ribosomal protein S3ae produces the protein MAKANPRKRAAATKDKWKMKEWFVVYAPDFFGNKEIGLTPADDPEKVIGRVIETTLKDLTGDFTKGQVKLYFQVYDVKGQNAYTKFKGHTLARSYIRSLVRRRTTRIDGIFNITTKDGYKLRVMGMVIAYRRIQTSQERAIREIMRDIIYKKAEELNYKDFILEAVTGKMATEIAKEARRIYPIKRAEIRKIKVLAEPEA, from the coding sequence ATGGCAAAGGCTAACCCAAGGAAGAGGGCTGCTGCAACCAAGGATAAGTGGAAGATGAAAGAGTGGTTCGTGGTTTACGCTCCAGACTTTTTCGGCAACAAGGAGATAGGCTTAACTCCAGCCGACGACCCCGAGAAGGTCATCGGAAGGGTCATCGAGACCACCCTCAAGGACCTCACCGGCGACTTCACCAAGGGCCAGGTCAAGCTCTACTTCCAGGTTTACGACGTCAAGGGCCAGAACGCCTACACTAAGTTCAAGGGCCACACCCTCGCGAGGAGCTACATCAGGAGCCTTGTTAGGAGGAGAACCACGAGAATTGACGGCATATTCAACATCACCACCAAGGACGGCTACAAGCTCCGCGTTATGGGTATGGTCATCGCCTACAGGCGCATACAGACCAGTCAGGAGAGGGCCATCAGGGAGATAATGAGGGACATAATCTACAAGAAGGCCGAGGAGCTCAACTACAAGGATTTTATCCTTGAGGCCGTCACTGGAAAGATGGCCACCGAGATAGCCAAGGAAGCCAGGAGGATCTACCCGATCAAGAGGGCCGAGATTAGGAAGATAAAGGTTCTCGCAGAGCCGGAGGCCTGA
- a CDS encoding DHHA1 domain-containing protein: protein MDKGAFLEKAREGAELIKMHIELGHTIRIISHRDADGITAGAILAKAIAREGGSFQLSIVKQLSGELIQELAKEKHHIYVFSDLGSGSMELIERYLTNATVVVSDHHPSEKDEFSTDSHLLVNPVSLGANSVRDLSGSGVAYFVAREMNDKNRDLSYIALVGSVGDMQEIDGTFHGMNLDIIEDGKKLGILEIRKELRLFGRESRTLAQMLTYATNPEIPEITGDERKAIEWLRAKGFDPDMKYWQLREEEKRKLHDALIIHMIKHDVPKETIDRLIGDVVISPLYPEGDPRHEAREFATLLNATGRLNAGTLGAAICLGDEEAYKRARKMLDDYKREQIEARKFIIQNWNMADEGEHAYVFYVGRNIRDTLVGIAANIAINAGLVDPEKPVVVLADSDEDPNLVKGSARTTEKALAKGYHLGKALKEVAEKLGGEGGGHAIAAGIRFPKSRIDEFIKYFNEALAKQVTGGSGSGD from the coding sequence ATGGACAAGGGCGCTTTCTTGGAGAAGGCTCGCGAAGGGGCAGAGCTAATTAAGATGCACATCGAGCTAGGGCACACCATAAGGATAATCTCCCACCGCGATGCAGATGGCATAACTGCCGGTGCAATTCTCGCCAAGGCAATAGCAAGGGAAGGCGGAAGCTTCCAGCTCAGTATAGTCAAGCAGCTCAGTGGGGAATTGATTCAAGAGCTGGCCAAGGAGAAGCACCATATCTACGTCTTCAGCGACCTGGGAAGCGGTTCGATGGAGCTAATTGAAAGATATCTCACGAACGCGACGGTGGTGGTGTCTGACCACCACCCGTCCGAGAAGGACGAGTTCTCCACCGATTCCCACCTCCTGGTGAATCCCGTCTCCTTAGGTGCTAACAGCGTTAGAGACCTGAGTGGCTCTGGCGTTGCTTACTTCGTCGCTAGGGAGATGAACGATAAGAACAGAGACTTGAGCTATATCGCGCTCGTTGGGTCAGTTGGGGACATGCAGGAAATAGACGGAACCTTCCATGGGATGAACCTGGACATCATCGAGGACGGGAAAAAGCTCGGCATTCTCGAGATAAGGAAGGAGCTCCGTCTCTTCGGCAGAGAGAGCAGGACTCTCGCCCAGATGCTCACCTACGCGACCAACCCTGAGATTCCAGAAATAACTGGTGACGAAAGGAAGGCCATAGAGTGGCTTAGAGCTAAAGGCTTTGATCCAGACATGAAATACTGGCAGCTTCGCGAAGAGGAGAAGAGGAAGCTTCACGATGCTTTGATAATCCACATGATAAAGCACGATGTCCCCAAGGAAACCATAGACAGACTTATCGGTGACGTGGTCATAAGCCCGCTCTACCCTGAAGGCGATCCGCGGCACGAGGCGAGGGAATTCGCGACACTCTTAAACGCCACCGGCAGGCTCAACGCTGGAACTCTTGGTGCCGCGATATGCTTGGGAGACGAGGAAGCCTACAAAAGGGCAAGGAAAATGCTCGACGACTACAAAAGGGAGCAGATAGAGGCGAGGAAGTTTATAATCCAGAACTGGAACATGGCCGACGAGGGCGAGCATGCCTATGTCTTCTACGTGGGCAGAAACATCAGGGATACTCTGGTCGGCATAGCGGCCAACATAGCCATCAACGCCGGCTTGGTGGACCCAGAAAAGCCCGTCGTTGTACTCGCGGACAGCGATGAGGATCCAAACCTCGTGAAGGGCTCGGCAAGGACGACGGAGAAGGCCCTGGCGAAGGGCTACCACCTCGGCAAGGCCCTCAAGGAAGTTGCAGAGAAGCTTGGTGGAGAGGGTGGTGGGCACGCCATAGCCGCTGGAATACGCTTCCCAAAAAGCAGGATAGACGAGTTCATCAAGTACTTCAACGAGGCACTGGCAAAGCAGGTTACAGGAGGTAGCGGCAGTGGAGATTAA
- a CDS encoding 30S ribosomal protein S15 → MARIHARKRGKSGSKRPPRTAPPTWVEYTAEEVEGLVIKLRKEGYSAAMIGTILRDQYGIPSVKLITGKKITKILEENGLAPEIPEDLMALIRKAVKLRKHLEQHPKDKHSRRGLQLTESKIRRLVKYYRRTGKLPAKWRYDPEQAKLLVR, encoded by the coding sequence ATGGCAAGGATACACGCGAGAAAGAGGGGTAAGTCTGGTTCTAAGAGGCCACCGAGGACCGCTCCGCCGACCTGGGTTGAGTACACGGCGGAGGAAGTCGAGGGGCTCGTTATCAAGCTCAGGAAGGAAGGCTACAGCGCTGCCATGATAGGAACCATCCTCAGGGACCAGTACGGCATTCCGAGCGTCAAGCTCATCACCGGTAAGAAGATAACCAAGATCCTCGAGGAGAACGGCCTCGCCCCTGAGATTCCAGAGGACCTCATGGCCCTCATCAGGAAGGCCGTCAAGCTCAGGAAGCACCTCGAGCAGCACCCCAAGGACAAGCACTCCAGGCGCGGTCTCCAGCTCACCGAGAGCAAGATAAGGAGGCTCGTCAAGTACTACCGCAGGACTGGCAAGCTGCCGGCCAAGTGGAGGTACGACCCAGAACAGGCCAAGCTCTTAGTCCGCTGA
- a CDS encoding KEOPS complex subunit Pcc1: MEIKAKVEIVWRYENEERAKAIAQALEVDNTGLPASLKKSLNVKTRWDDGNVITKVKYSGEIETLIKALDDLVFSIKIAEDVT, translated from the coding sequence GTGGAGATTAAAGCAAAGGTCGAAATCGTCTGGCGCTACGAAAACGAAGAGAGGGCCAAAGCTATAGCCCAGGCGCTCGAGGTGGACAACACGGGCCTTCCGGCGAGCCTAAAGAAAAGTTTAAATGTGAAAACCCGATGGGATGATGGGAACGTCATAACAAAGGTTAAATACTCGGGTGAGATTGAAACACTCATCAAAGCGCTGGACGATTTGGTGTTTTCAATCAAAATCGCCGAAGATGTCACGTGA
- a CDS encoding DUF6541 family protein — protein sequence MAGAIGFSVLILVAYILSILGTGLSPLIHVMLIITALTFDFHKYAKISKDEALTLGKLMLIVGLIAIIKVLILKMPTDTVDSVFHAYKVQYILKYQSLFPPKVPVFNVLSYPAGYHTIVTWVVLLSGDLIPHAMLVVRVWSWILIALGTYLFASVWFDGKVGIYSAMVILVANIYNYYLIIYIHPNFLGFYFFMATLAMFYLVLNKKDTSHYSDWTIITIFFILIAAGTLFVHPYEFQAYVFIAAVYLLISIYYKELTLKHAILNGLLYFVLPLAIYAVLNPYFWWPELASKVAIEYPWASYIEVAVNNLAVFTGRNIMDTWDRFKFMVNWATLRNYSYFASLLLVASVGIPLSKKYKLKELASLWGFVLFVLLLILNRLTYNIPIPFYGTAAMERMFLWLTPLFPVFIAVGLRTLLDTFNEVVGSKKLKAIKLIFLVFLFIVPAQGIAYDMISNEANYYVNAHNLEDFEWINERFSGITVLNSCDADSGQWIPFFTSNTVLFSYVNYCRVYNYTPKAVEALIQEGIVPLNATLAYIDTNYPSLNPLIFYTRFKLLRYNNGNWIFDITSKNISENYDILKSQIMLCKNTISGDTYEDGRYYVYGFMKKYVMVEYFHLHGLNYAWLSGQNGTIIFVPCKNYNRIAISFISLSPDPINTTILINGVSHTIIANPGDNIYELPAEIQSGTLNIIEIKKERNGGLFLIKSIEFSDYNWRMG from the coding sequence ATTGCGGGAGCTATTGGATTCTCTGTCCTGATACTCGTGGCATACATACTTAGCATTCTTGGGACTGGCTTGTCGCCTCTAATCCATGTAATGCTAATAATAACTGCTCTAACATTTGATTTTCATAAATATGCAAAGATATCTAAGGACGAAGCTCTCACGTTGGGAAAACTAATGCTCATTGTGGGATTAATAGCGATTATAAAAGTTCTCATCCTAAAAATGCCAACAGATACAGTGGACAGTGTATTCCACGCCTATAAAGTCCAGTATATATTGAAATATCAGTCACTATTTCCTCCAAAAGTCCCAGTTTTTAATGTGCTTTCATATCCTGCTGGATATCATACTATTGTAACGTGGGTAGTTTTATTGTCTGGGGACTTGATACCACATGCAATGCTCGTTGTCAGAGTATGGAGCTGGATTTTGATAGCACTTGGAACTTATTTGTTTGCCTCGGTTTGGTTTGATGGCAAAGTGGGCATATACTCCGCGATGGTGATCTTGGTAGCTAACATCTACAACTATTATCTCATAATCTACATTCATCCAAACTTCTTAGGCTTCTATTTCTTTATGGCTACGTTGGCAATGTTTTACTTGGTTCTCAACAAAAAGGATACTTCTCACTACAGTGATTGGACAATTATCACCATATTCTTCATTCTCATAGCAGCGGGTACTCTCTTTGTCCATCCCTACGAATTTCAAGCGTACGTTTTTATTGCCGCAGTTTATCTCTTGATAAGCATTTACTACAAAGAACTCACGCTAAAACATGCTATATTAAATGGATTGCTTTATTTTGTACTGCCTCTTGCTATTTACGCGGTTTTAAATCCATACTTTTGGTGGCCAGAACTTGCATCAAAAGTGGCTATTGAATATCCCTGGGCTTCATACATTGAAGTCGCAGTGAATAACCTAGCTGTTTTCACTGGCAGAAATATCATGGATACCTGGGACAGGTTTAAGTTCATGGTTAATTGGGCAACTCTGAGAAATTACAGTTACTTTGCATCCCTTCTTTTAGTAGCAAGTGTTGGGATTCCCCTTTCTAAAAAGTATAAGCTTAAGGAGTTGGCATCCCTATGGGGTTTTGTTCTGTTTGTTTTGCTCTTGATATTGAACCGACTTACCTACAACATTCCAATTCCCTTTTATGGAACCGCAGCCATGGAGCGCATGTTTTTGTGGTTGACTCCACTCTTTCCAGTCTTTATCGCAGTTGGATTAAGGACATTACTTGACACTTTTAATGAAGTGGTAGGTTCCAAGAAGCTTAAGGCAATTAAACTAATTTTCCTCGTGTTTCTGTTTATAGTTCCCGCGCAAGGGATAGCATATGACATGATTTCTAATGAGGCGAATTATTATGTTAACGCTCATAATTTGGAAGATTTTGAATGGATTAACGAGAGGTTCTCAGGTATCACTGTGCTAAACTCCTGTGATGCGGATTCTGGGCAGTGGATTCCGTTTTTTACCTCGAACACTGTTCTTTTCTCTTACGTAAACTATTGTAGGGTGTACAACTATACTCCAAAAGCTGTGGAAGCCTTGATTCAGGAAGGTATAGTTCCCCTAAATGCGACGTTGGCGTATATAGATACAAATTATCCAAGTTTAAATCCTTTGATTTTTTACACTCGCTTTAAGCTTCTTAGATACAATAATGGAAATTGGATATTTGACATTACATCCAAAAACATATCTGAAAACTATGATATCCTGAAGTCTCAAATTATGCTGTGTAAAAACACGATATCCGGCGACACATATGAAGATGGGCGGTACTACGTATATGGATTCATGAAAAAATATGTCATGGTTGAATATTTCCATTTACACGGTCTCAATTATGCATGGCTCTCCGGCCAAAATGGCACCATCATCTTTGTGCCATGCAAAAATTATAACAGGATTGCAATATCATTTATTTCCTTATCCCCGGATCCAATCAACACAACAATATTGATAAATGGTGTATCTCATACGATAATTGCGAATCCAGGCGACAATATCTATGAATTACCAGCAGAAATCCAATCGGGAACCTTAAACATAATAGAAATAAAGAAAGAGAGAAATGGAGGATTGTTCCTAATAAAGTCCATTGAATTTAGTGACTATAATTGGAGGATGGGATAG